A window of the Nitrospirota bacterium genome harbors these coding sequences:
- a CDS encoding glycerophosphodiester phosphodiesterase translates to MTLIPFKRLAQSNLIIGHRGASGYAPENTLASFNEAVKRQADMIELDIQLTADHHWVVIHDLNLKRTCGVSKKVRITPLSLIKTLDAGSWFSAVFSGERVLTLEELLAWAKNKINLNIEIKGKLPKRIGSIPTLLAKISKNQMTKNVILSSFNWKVLREIRHFHRTIPIGILVNREPHFLYLREALDLKAFSIHLPKHRMKKGLSSKIHDHKLKIFLYTVNRADEIKAYSALGADGFFSDYPGLIRYERPI, encoded by the coding sequence ATGACACTCATCCCATTTAAACGACTGGCTCAGTCCAATTTGATCATCGGACACCGCGGTGCATCCGGTTATGCTCCTGAAAATACGTTAGCCTCTTTTAACGAAGCGGTTAAAAGACAGGCCGATATGATTGAACTCGACATTCAATTGACTGCCGATCATCACTGGGTCGTCATTCACGATCTCAATCTCAAGCGCACTTGCGGCGTATCAAAAAAAGTTCGTATTACGCCTCTGTCTTTAATCAAGACCCTGGATGCGGGATCATGGTTCTCCGCAGTATTTTCGGGAGAAAGGGTCTTAACGCTCGAAGAGCTGCTTGCATGGGCCAAGAATAAAATCAATCTCAATATCGAGATAAAAGGAAAACTCCCTAAAAGAATCGGTAGCATTCCGACGCTTTTGGCAAAAATCTCCAAAAATCAGATGACGAAAAATGTGATTCTCTCCTCTTTTAACTGGAAAGTCTTGAGGGAAATCCGCCATTTTCATCGAACGATTCCGATTGGAATCCTGGTCAATCGGGAGCCGCATTTCCTTTATCTAAGGGAAGCCCTTGATTTAAAAGCTTTTTCGATTCACCTCCCGAAACATAGAATGAAGAAAGGCCTGAGCAGTAAGATTCACGATCACAAATTAAAGATCTTTCTTTACACGGTAAACCGGGCGGATGAAATAAAGGCCTATTCTGCACTTGGAGCGGACGGTTTTTTTTCCGACTACCCCGGTTTAATCCGATACGAAAGACCCATATAA
- a CDS encoding glutathione S-transferase N-terminal domain-containing protein: MKLYDLDSCPFCELVRDKLEELNLSYEKIPVPSTRNLRTEVYEVSGQYLVPVLVDGETVLDDEEKIIQYLEKQYGKK; the protein is encoded by the coding sequence ATGAAACTTTATGATTTGGATTCATGTCCATTCTGCGAACTGGTCAGGGATAAATTGGAAGAGTTAAATCTTTCTTACGAAAAGATTCCGGTTCCCTCAACCCGGAATCTCCGGACGGAAGTTTATGAAGTTTCAGGACAGTACCTGGTTCCCGTTCTCGTCGATGGCGAGACGGTTCTAGATGATGAAGAAAAGATCATTCAGTATCTTGAAAAACAATATGGGAAGAAATAG
- a CDS encoding KamA family radical SAM protein, translating to MNPNDQWKKDLKESVETIDDLLEHLPFLENKEELKELIERYPMRITPYFLKLMKEKGDPIIRQVLPSLEESQFSPSCVDDPLGEGHDSPVPNLVHRYPDRVLLYLTSQCPVYCRFCTRKRFVGESGFIPKGVLDGWVSYLKEHIEVRDIIMSGGDPLLLTDEYLENVLSRLRDISHIEIIRIGTRVPGTLPSRITEKLCQMLKKYHPFYMNLHFNHPDEITAEVKEACGKLADAGIPLGGHTVLLKGINDNPEVMKSLMKKLLAIRVKPYYLYQADLVSGTDHFRTTVDAGLEIMTSLRGHISGMAVPHYVIDAPGGGGKIAVLPEDVLIRKDAKQVIVKNYENKIFIYPQPEEQTLTSPVVKP from the coding sequence ATGAATCCAAACGACCAGTGGAAAAAAGATCTGAAAGAAAGTGTCGAAACCATCGACGATCTCCTGGAGCACCTCCCATTCCTCGAAAACAAAGAGGAACTTAAGGAACTGATTGAACGCTATCCGATGCGGATTACCCCCTATTTCCTGAAGCTTATGAAAGAAAAAGGGGATCCGATCATCAGGCAGGTTCTTCCCTCCCTGGAAGAATCGCAATTTTCCCCTTCCTGCGTCGATGATCCCCTGGGAGAAGGTCATGACTCTCCTGTTCCCAATCTGGTTCATCGGTATCCCGATCGGGTTCTTCTTTATTTAACAAGCCAGTGTCCCGTTTACTGCCGTTTCTGCACAAGAAAAAGGTTTGTCGGCGAATCTGGATTTATTCCAAAAGGGGTGCTGGATGGTTGGGTGAGCTATCTCAAAGAACATATCGAGGTTCGTGACATTATCATGTCGGGAGGAGATCCTCTCCTGCTTACGGATGAATATCTTGAAAATGTTTTAAGCCGTCTCAGGGACATTTCCCATATTGAAATTATCCGGATCGGCACCCGGGTACCCGGGACCCTCCCCTCCCGGATTACTGAAAAACTCTGCCAGATGTTAAAGAAATATCATCCTTTTTACATGAACCTTCACTTTAATCATCCCGACGAGATTACCGCTGAAGTCAAAGAAGCCTGCGGAAAACTGGCCGATGCAGGAATTCCTCTCGGCGGACACACGGTCCTTTTAAAAGGCATCAATGACAATCCGGAAGTCATGAAATCTTTAATGAAGAAATTATTGGCTATTCGCGTCAAACCGTACTACCTCTACCAGGCGGATCTCGTCTCGGGGACGGACCATTTTAGAACGACCGTCGATGCCGGTTTGGAAATTATGACATCGCTCCGCGGACATATTTCCGGAATGGCCGTTCCCCACTATGTCATTGACGCGCCGGGCGGTGGTGGAAAAATAGCCGTTCTCCCTGAAGATGTTCTGATTCGAAAAGATGCCAAACAGGTGATCGTCAAAAACTATGAAAACAAGATATTCATTTATCCGCAGCCCGAAGAGCAAACGCTCACCTCTCCTGTCGTGAAACCTTGA
- a CDS encoding SUMF1/EgtB/PvdO family nonheme iron enzyme — protein sequence MGSDKIDTEGTSTEFGMRRPLFVDEHPQRSVYLPSFFIDQIEVTHAQYKLFVDATQSLPPRSWPNGLFPSGRANYPVTTVSWYDAERYCHWIKKRLPTEAEWEKAARGTDGREYAWGNEYLKENANMGDSGIGGLTPVGSYEKGKSPYGAYDMTGNAWEWTSDWYQPYPGSVYKSEDFGEKNKVLRGGSFGGVGHYTLKYFYRTSYRFFSEPQSSYQDVGFRCARSPG from the coding sequence ATGGGAAGTGACAAAATTGATACCGAAGGGACTTCCACGGAATTTGGTATGCGGAGGCCTCTGTTCGTCGATGAGCATCCCCAGAGAAGCGTTTATCTTCCCTCCTTTTTTATCGATCAAATTGAAGTGACTCATGCTCAGTACAAGCTGTTTGTCGATGCGACGCAATCGCTGCCGCCTCGATCCTGGCCCAATGGTCTCTTTCCTTCCGGACGTGCCAATTATCCGGTCACCACCGTGAGCTGGTACGATGCTGAACGGTATTGTCACTGGATAAAAAAAAGACTGCCCACAGAAGCGGAGTGGGAAAAGGCAGCAAGGGGAACAGATGGCCGTGAATACGCATGGGGAAACGAGTACCTAAAAGAAAATGCAAATATGGGTGACTCCGGAATAGGTGGATTGACTCCCGTCGGAAGCTACGAAAAAGGGAAAAGTCCTTACGGAGCCTATGATATGACCGGGAATGCATGGGAATGGACTTCAGACTGGTACCAGCCCTACCCCGGCTCAGTATACAAAAGTGAAGATTTTGGAGAAAAGAATAAAGTCCTCAGGGGCGGGAGTTTCGGGGGGGTGGGGCATTACACCCTGAAGTATTTCTACCGGACATCCTATCGCTTTTTTTCAGAACCCCAGAGCTCTTATCAGGATGTAGGTTTTCGTTGTGCAAGATCACCGGGTTAG
- a CDS encoding PilZ domain-containing protein, whose product MPNIRKNPRFPMSGLVVVKIPGKESQFSGMIELISLGGVGIYTKEKVQAKTAVILQIISFSGASTLNYTISGVVRNHDRHNEFGVVGIEFDKQISSEEQPHLYDFLQIQEKKLSQYLTTN is encoded by the coding sequence ATGCCTAACATCAGAAAGAATCCACGCTTCCCCATGTCCGGACTGGTGGTTGTTAAGATTCCAGGCAAGGAATCGCAATTCTCAGGGATGATTGAGCTCATTTCACTTGGAGGAGTCGGCATTTATACCAAAGAAAAGGTCCAGGCGAAAACAGCGGTTATCTTGCAGATTATCAGTTTTTCAGGAGCAAGCACCTTAAATTATACAATCAGTGGTGTCGTCCGAAACCATGATCGGCATAACGAATTCGGTGTCGTGGGAATTGAATTTGACAAACAGATCAGCTCTGAAGAGCAACCGCATCTTTATGATTTTTTGCAGATTCAGGAGAAAAAATTAAGTCAATATCTGACGACCAATTAA
- a CDS encoding phospholipase D family protein — MRLFLGLLSFFLLLSCATMHRSSADETLWQVCFTPDENCADQIVILIETAKHSIFLQAYSFTSSQIANALLRASKRGVHIEIILDKSARSAKYSSGDLLANKGIPVYIDSAHSMADDKVILIDEETIMTGSINFSKISLENNGGNLLILHHKFIARKYLENWKQHRRHSESYTGQ, encoded by the coding sequence ATGAGATTGTTTCTCGGTCTATTGAGTTTCTTCCTCCTTTTATCCTGTGCGACGATGCACCGGTCCTCTGCCGATGAAACACTTTGGCAGGTCTGTTTCACTCCTGATGAAAATTGCGCAGATCAAATCGTCATACTGATTGAAACGGCAAAACATTCTATTTTTTTACAGGCTTATTCCTTTACCTCTTCACAGATTGCAAATGCCCTGCTAAGAGCGTCGAAAAGAGGAGTTCATATCGAAATTATTTTAGATAAGAGTGCCCGATCTGCAAAATACTCTTCGGGAGATCTTCTAGCCAATAAGGGAATACCGGTCTATATCGACTCTGCACATTCTATGGCTGACGATAAAGTCATATTAATTGATGAGGAAACAATTATGACCGGATCCATCAATTTTTCGAAAATTTCTCTGGAGAACAATGGAGGAAATCTGTTGATCCTCCATCATAAATTTATTGCAAGAAAGTACCTGGAAAACTGGAAACAACATAGAAGACATTCGGAAAGCTATACCGGACAATGA
- a CDS encoding GTPase domain-containing protein translates to MSFINYSAREINCKIVYYGPGLCGKTTNLQFVYKKTDPDNKGKMISLATETERTLFFDFLPLSLGSIRGFKVRFHLYTVPGQVFYDASRKLILRGVDGVVFVADSQVERMEANIESLQNLQKNLAEHGFNLGTIPYVIQYNKRDLPNVIPLEELQKVLNPKGAPYFEAVAMTGTGVFETLKEIAKIWYIFFLFRTQSVILYLYAFPLFPGSSVGRAGGC, encoded by the coding sequence ATGTCGTTTATTAATTATTCTGCCCGCGAAATAAATTGCAAGATTGTTTATTATGGCCCCGGGTTATGCGGAAAAACGACCAACCTCCAGTTTGTCTACAAGAAAACCGATCCCGACAATAAAGGGAAGATGATTTCTCTTGCGACCGAAACGGAGAGAACACTCTTTTTTGACTTTCTTCCGCTCTCACTGGGTTCGATTCGCGGATTTAAAGTGAGGTTTCATCTGTATACGGTGCCAGGACAGGTCTTTTATGACGCAAGCCGAAAATTGATCTTGCGAGGAGTAGATGGTGTTGTTTTTGTAGCGGATTCCCAGGTTGAGCGAATGGAAGCTAACATCGAATCGCTTCAAAACCTGCAAAAAAATCTTGCCGAACATGGTTTTAATCTTGGTACCATTCCCTATGTCATTCAATATAATAAACGCGATCTTCCCAACGTCATTCCCCTTGAGGAGTTACAGAAAGTCCTGAATCCAAAAGGAGCCCCTTATTTTGAGGCGGTTGCAATGACCGGAACGGGTGTATTCGAAACCCTCAAAGAAATTGCCAAGATATGGTACATTTTCTTTCTTTTTAGAACCCAATCAGTCATCCTCTATCTTTATGCATTTCCACTATTCCCCGGTAGCTCAGTCGGTAGAGCAGGTGGCTGTTAA
- a CDS encoding roadblock/LC7 domain-containing protein — MAGLNMVMNDEAFKLVEAELQKLIEQVNGKVIFLVDKNGQMIASAGQTKGIDTTALASLTAGNIAATAGMAQLLGEKEFSILFHEGEKDNIHIALVGTRIILVTIFDSRSALGIVRLRVKKAVDSLGPIFEDIFKKSEKDKNSKQTSKSPFAEITEDDIEKLFG, encoded by the coding sequence GTGGCAGGTCTAAATATGGTCATGAACGACGAAGCTTTTAAGCTTGTCGAGGCCGAGTTACAGAAGTTGATTGAACAAGTAAATGGAAAAGTTATCTTCCTGGTTGACAAGAATGGGCAGATGATTGCGTCGGCCGGTCAGACCAAAGGAATTGATACGACTGCGCTTGCGTCACTAACGGCCGGCAATATCGCTGCAACAGCCGGAATGGCCCAGCTCCTGGGAGAGAAAGAGTTTTCAATTTTGTTTCATGAAGGTGAAAAGGACAATATTCATATTGCCCTGGTCGGGACGCGTATCATTCTGGTCACCATATTCGACAGTCGGTCTGCTCTTGGAATCGTTCGTCTCAGGGTTAAAAAGGCGGTCGATTCGCTTGGGCCCATTTTTGAAGATATATTTAAGAAATCGGAAAAGGACAAGAATTCCAAACAGACATCGAAGTCTCCCTTTGCCGAAATAACCGAAGATGATATTGAAAAATTATTTGGATAA
- the recR gene encoding recombination protein RecR, with translation MDQKGIFAHLIKQLMKLPSVGQKTAQRHAFALLKMSHKEAREIGQAIFDIKEKLIFCSRCRNISENELCTICSNPQRDRSKVVVVEEPSTVFAIEKSGEYRGLYHVLLGLISPLDGITPDDLYLKELMDRLANQEIKEVIVATSPNLDGEATALYLSKKIRPLGIKVSRIAMGIPVGIDLEFADEVSLIKSIEGRREL, from the coding sequence ATGGATCAAAAAGGAATTTTTGCCCATCTCATCAAGCAGCTCATGAAGCTTCCGAGTGTTGGACAAAAAACCGCCCAGCGACATGCTTTTGCGTTACTGAAAATGTCCCATAAGGAGGCTCGCGAAATAGGTCAGGCGATTTTTGATATCAAGGAAAAACTTATTTTCTGCTCGAGATGCCGGAACATCTCGGAGAATGAACTTTGTACGATCTGTTCCAATCCCCAGAGAGACAGGAGTAAAGTGGTCGTTGTTGAAGAACCCAGTACGGTTTTTGCCATTGAAAAAAGTGGTGAATACCGAGGTCTTTATCATGTTCTGCTCGGCCTGATATCGCCGCTGGATGGAATTACGCCAGATGATCTTTATCTGAAGGAGCTCATGGACAGGCTTGCCAACCAGGAAATCAAGGAGGTCATTGTCGCAACCAGCCCGAACCTCGATGGGGAAGCTACCGCGCTGTATCTCTCAAAAAAAATAAGGCCGCTCGGGATCAAAGTGTCGCGAATTGCCATGGGGATTCCGGTTGGAATTGACCTGGAATTTGCGGATGAAGTGAGCTTGATCAAATCTATTGAAGGAAGACGGGAGCTCTGA
- a CDS encoding YbaB/EbfC family nucleoid-associated protein, with protein MLGDMMRQAQALQEKMGKAQEEAGKKTIEATAGGGMVTVVANGRQELLSIKFDRQVVNPEDIEMLQDLVLAAVNEALKKSREMMADEMKGLTGGLNIPGMF; from the coding sequence ATGCTGGGAGACATGATGCGTCAGGCCCAGGCCCTTCAGGAAAAAATGGGCAAAGCTCAGGAAGAAGCGGGAAAAAAGACAATAGAAGCGACTGCGGGCGGAGGCATGGTTACGGTCGTGGCCAATGGTCGTCAGGAACTCCTTTCGATCAAATTTGATCGACAAGTTGTCAATCCGGAAGATATCGAAATGTTGCAGGATCTTGTTCTGGCCGCCGTCAATGAAGCGTTAAAAAAGAGCCGGGAAATGATGGCAGACGAAATGAAAGGACTGACAGGGGGACTCAATATTCCCGGAATGTTTTAA
- the dnaX gene encoding DNA polymerase III subunit gamma/tau — protein MSYQVFARKWRPKTFEELVGQTPVARTLLNAIQNNRLAHAYLFAGARGVGKTSMARLLAKAVNCEKGPTIHPCGECFLCKEIAAGISVDVLEIDGASNRGIDNIRELKDQIKYAPLKGKYKIYIIDEVHMLTTEAFNALLKTLEEPPPNTIFVMATTELHKIPSTILSRCQQFHFKKITRLEMMNQLNRIAHDENIKISEKGLLIVAKSANGSMRDSLSILDQIVSFSGTMVNDDDIRAILGVVDTKILFDLTEALSDKRVSDTMALLRRIFDGGYDLKYFCQEWIHHLRSLLMMKIMPDPKDFLDLPEEEISDLARLTPLFSEDQIQRFFRIFTQVEEDIRFSSQPYLIIEVAFIQAASLVPLEPIQKLIERVHKISDQLKSFPVETDTRPGLSQTPVSRAERPEQMPSQANAPVNPSNIETSVVKPRDDESQDLWTRLLQELKEKKPNFESYLKQGLWIAEEKNIIRIGYPENSPFISFLKKEECLKTLAEFCEGILKKPVSVQIVGVKESDRNFNLGQAVITKRGEGSSLVQKIQDSLGGKIVEVRDLA, from the coding sequence ATGAGTTATCAGGTATTTGCCAGAAAATGGCGTCCCAAGACATTTGAGGAGTTGGTCGGACAGACGCCGGTAGCCCGGACATTGTTGAATGCCATTCAAAATAACCGTCTGGCACATGCGTATCTCTTTGCCGGAGCGAGAGGGGTCGGAAAGACCTCTATGGCGAGGTTGTTGGCGAAAGCGGTCAATTGTGAGAAAGGGCCTACCATCCATCCCTGCGGTGAATGCTTTCTCTGCAAGGAGATTGCCGCTGGAATATCGGTTGACGTCCTTGAAATCGACGGAGCATCCAATAGGGGCATCGACAATATTCGGGAGCTCAAAGATCAGATCAAATATGCCCCGTTAAAAGGGAAGTATAAGATCTACATTATTGACGAAGTCCATATGTTGACGACCGAGGCTTTTAATGCGCTTTTAAAGACGCTTGAAGAGCCTCCTCCCAACACCATTTTTGTCATGGCAACAACCGAGCTTCACAAAATACCTTCCACGATCCTTTCCCGCTGCCAACAATTTCATTTCAAAAAGATCACCCGGCTTGAGATGATGAACCAGCTTAATCGCATTGCGCATGATGAAAATATTAAGATATCCGAAAAAGGCCTATTGATTGTGGCCAAATCTGCAAACGGGAGCATGAGGGATTCTTTAAGCATTCTGGATCAGATTGTCTCTTTCAGCGGAACAATGGTGAATGACGACGACATCCGTGCAATCCTGGGTGTGGTCGATACGAAAATTCTGTTCGACTTAACAGAGGCGCTTTCAGACAAGAGAGTTTCCGACACAATGGCTCTGCTCCGCAGGATATTCGACGGAGGATACGACTTGAAATACTTCTGTCAAGAATGGATCCATCATCTGAGAAGTCTGCTCATGATGAAGATCATGCCTGATCCTAAAGATTTTCTAGACCTTCCCGAAGAGGAGATCTCAGATCTTGCTCGGTTGACCCCTCTTTTCTCGGAAGACCAGATCCAGAGATTTTTCAGAATTTTCACCCAGGTGGAGGAAGATATCCGTTTTTCCTCACAGCCTTACTTGATTATTGAAGTGGCCTTCATTCAGGCAGCGTCGCTGGTCCCGCTGGAACCGATACAAAAATTGATTGAACGGGTGCATAAAATCTCGGATCAGTTGAAAAGCTTTCCGGTGGAAACCGACACCCGACCGGGATTGTCCCAAACTCCGGTTTCACGTGCAGAGAGACCGGAGCAGATGCCAAGCCAGGCGAATGCCCCTGTGAACCCTTCGAATATTGAAACGTCCGTTGTAAAACCTCGGGATGACGAGTCTCAGGATCTCTGGACACGTTTATTGCAGGAGCTTAAAGAAAAAAAGCCCAACTTCGAATCCTATTTGAAACAGGGTTTATGGATTGCCGAGGAGAAAAACATCATTAGAATCGGTTACCCCGAGAATTCACCCTTTATTTCTTTTTTAAAAAAGGAAGAATGTCTGAAAACGCTGGCCGAGTTCTGTGAAGGTATTTTAAAAAAACCGGTTTCCGTTCAGATTGTGGGAGTCAAGGAATCCGACAGAAATTTCAATCTGGGACAGGCCGTTATTACGAAGAGAGGAGAAGGTTCTTCTCTCGTGCAGAAAATCCAGGATTCGCTGGGTGGAAAAATCGTCGAAGTCAGGGACCTCGCATAA
- a CDS encoding heavy-metal-associated domain-containing protein: METINLNVTGMTCQHCVQSVKGALEKLHGVNSVSVVLDQGNVKIEFDSALVNLQQLRGAVVEAGYEVS; the protein is encoded by the coding sequence ATGGAAACGATAAACCTCAATGTTACGGGAATGACCTGCCAGCATTGTGTTCAGTCGGTTAAAGGGGCGCTAGAAAAGCTTCATGGCGTAAATAGCGTATCGGTGGTTCTTGATCAGGGAAACGTCAAAATCGAATTCGACAGTGCTTTGGTCAATCTTCAGCAACTCAGAGGTGCCGTTGTTGAAGCGGGCTATGAAGTCTCGTGA
- a CDS encoding copper-translocating P-type ATPase, with protein MSDDAVKNIELQIDGMTCSACASRIEKVLNKIEGVQAAVNLAAEKAYVRTSSGTVSPDILIERIKKAGYGARMVMASNTEEDKARHDRTYRKNLIHFVISLGFTLPLLFQMILMLFGLTWELSPWVQLLLATPVQFWIGGRFYTGAFHSLRGGGANMDVLIALGTSMAYFFSLSVTFFGLHQHLYFEASATIVTLILLGKLLESRAKGKSFAAIEQLLHLQPKTVHLVLHDKVEEKEISSVKIGDQFMVKAGETIPVDGVVVEGNSHLNESMLTGESMPVMKEKGSKIFAGTSNLNGMLKAEVTGVGSQTALAGIIRLVEQAQGSKAPIQKLADTISGIFVPVVIATSMVTFIGWYWAQGNLAVALINAVAVMVIACPCALGLATPTAIMVGSGRGAQLGILVRNAAALERAEKMNVLILDKTGTLTVGNPVVTNEIALNGYTDESLIETAVTLEQGSDHPVALSILARGKEKGISPLNLTQFREVPGKGVSGMMEGQRVVLGSPRYLEEEAISIDEKSRIDVARFQGEGKTVIGVARNGKLAGIIGVADPIKPTSGRAVSDLKKMGIRVIMLTGDNKATAAAVARRVGIEEFRSEMAPDDKEKEVMKFKKEGSLTGMAGDGMNDAPALAVADISFSMGSGADMALEIADITLMRSDLTSLVQAIHLSRHTLGKIRQNLFFAFFYNILGIPLAAAGMLNPVVAGAAMAMSSVSVVSNSLLLKRVKLG; from the coding sequence TGTTCAGGCAGCGGTTAATCTCGCTGCGGAAAAAGCTTATGTTCGGACCTCCTCCGGAACGGTTTCCCCCGACATCCTGATTGAACGGATCAAGAAAGCGGGTTACGGCGCACGAATGGTAATGGCTTCTAATACTGAGGAAGACAAGGCGCGTCACGACAGGACTTACCGGAAAAATTTAATTCATTTTGTCATTTCTCTGGGTTTTACCCTTCCTCTCCTGTTCCAAATGATTTTAATGTTATTCGGACTCACCTGGGAATTGTCCCCCTGGGTTCAACTTCTCCTCGCGACGCCGGTGCAATTCTGGATAGGAGGACGATTTTACACAGGAGCCTTTCATTCCTTACGAGGGGGCGGAGCCAATATGGATGTCTTGATTGCTCTGGGGACTAGTATGGCCTACTTCTTCAGTCTGTCCGTCACGTTCTTTGGTTTACATCAGCACCTTTATTTCGAAGCCAGTGCCACCATTGTGACCCTGATTCTCTTGGGAAAGCTCCTTGAATCCCGGGCAAAGGGAAAGAGCTTTGCGGCGATTGAACAGCTTCTGCATCTCCAACCTAAAACAGTCCATCTAGTTCTTCATGACAAAGTCGAAGAGAAGGAAATCAGCTCAGTTAAGATCGGAGATCAGTTTATGGTTAAAGCGGGTGAAACGATCCCGGTAGATGGCGTGGTGGTCGAAGGAAACTCACATCTTAATGAATCGATGTTGACGGGAGAAAGCATGCCGGTTATGAAAGAAAAAGGGAGCAAGATTTTTGCCGGCACATCCAATCTCAATGGCATGCTCAAAGCCGAGGTGACCGGCGTCGGTTCACAAACTGCTCTTGCCGGGATTATCAGGCTTGTTGAGCAGGCACAGGGTTCTAAAGCACCCATTCAAAAGCTGGCCGATACCATTTCCGGAATTTTTGTTCCCGTGGTCATAGCGACCAGTATGGTCACTTTTATCGGCTGGTATTGGGCGCAAGGTAATCTGGCAGTCGCATTGATCAATGCGGTAGCTGTGATGGTGATTGCCTGTCCCTGTGCTTTAGGACTGGCGACTCCGACGGCGATTATGGTGGGGAGCGGTCGCGGTGCCCAGTTGGGCATTCTCGTCAGAAATGCCGCGGCACTTGAACGAGCCGAGAAGATGAACGTCCTTATTCTGGACAAAACCGGCACGCTCACGGTCGGAAATCCGGTGGTCACCAACGAAATCGCGTTAAATGGTTACACTGATGAATCTTTGATAGAAACGGCTGTGACCTTGGAACAGGGATCTGACCATCCCGTGGCTCTGTCAATTTTAGCAAGAGGGAAGGAAAAGGGCATTTCTCCTTTGAATTTGACTCAATTTAGGGAGGTTCCCGGCAAAGGGGTATCGGGCATGATGGAAGGGCAGCGTGTTGTTCTCGGTTCGCCCAGGTATCTGGAAGAGGAGGCAATATCCATTGACGAAAAGAGTCGTATTGACGTCGCAAGATTTCAGGGGGAAGGGAAAACCGTGATCGGGGTCGCAAGGAATGGAAAATTAGCTGGAATTATTGGCGTGGCCGATCCGATTAAACCCACTTCCGGACGGGCTGTTTCAGATCTCAAAAAGATGGGCATCCGGGTGATTATGTTAACGGGGGACAACAAGGCCACGGCGGCAGCGGTGGCCCGTCGGGTGGGCATTGAGGAATTTCGATCGGAAATGGCTCCAGACGACAAAGAAAAAGAGGTCATGAAATTCAAAAAAGAGGGTAGTCTGACCGGTATGGCTGGAGATGGGATGAATGACGCGCCAGCCCTTGCGGTAGCAGATATTAGCTTTTCAATGGGAAGCGGAGCAGATATGGCCCTTGAAATTGCGGATATTACATTAATGCGAAGCGATCTGACGAGTTTGGTGCAGGCCATTCACCTTTCACGTCATACACTGGGGAAAATAAGGCAGAATCTCTTTTTCGCTTTCTTTTACAATATTCTGGGCATTCCGTTGGCTGCTGCCGGAATGCTTAATCCGGTGGTAGCCGGAGCGGCCATGGCGATGAGCTCCGTCTCGGTTGTGTCGAATTCTCTCCTGTTAAAACGGGTTAAATTAGGTTGA